A region of Haladaptatus caseinilyticus DNA encodes the following proteins:
- a CDS encoding PrpF domain-containing protein, which translates to MSQETIRCALVRGGTSKGVLVSSRELPTTNHDEAILSLFGSHEPRQVDGLGGATSTTSKLMIVSPSSRPTVDVDYTFGQVGVTEPLIDYGGNCGNMTTAVGPFAYDEGLIEAVPDDDGRVSLSLYNTNTETALEQSFPVHDSKTVSSGSFSIEGVPGNGARVDTTFLDPGGSKTGSLFPLGGPTVPIETAFERIEATVLDVTTPVVFLQASDLNLSGTEAPEQVDNDQQLLERIERIRAHVCAELGLVADPDDATQESPGFPKLAFVSEPQSYETESGRVVDDQIDVSARIMSMQYLHPIYAVTGAACTAAATLLPGTIPNTVATPAGSEVVLGHPQGTMSVSATVENGTVRSVTISRTQRRLMEGTAFYTVRK; encoded by the coding sequence ATGTCTCAAGAGACAATTCGCTGTGCGTTGGTACGGGGCGGTACAAGTAAGGGAGTCTTGGTCTCTAGTCGTGAACTTCCCACGACGAACCACGATGAGGCGATACTCTCGCTCTTCGGGAGCCATGAACCACGACAAGTCGATGGTCTCGGTGGTGCTACTTCCACGACATCGAAACTGATGATCGTTTCCCCGAGTTCACGGCCTACTGTGGACGTCGACTACACCTTCGGGCAAGTCGGTGTTACGGAGCCACTGATCGATTACGGAGGCAACTGTGGCAATATGACGACAGCAGTCGGGCCGTTTGCGTACGACGAAGGGCTCATCGAAGCAGTTCCCGACGATGATGGGCGTGTATCGCTCTCGCTCTACAATACGAACACAGAGACGGCACTCGAACAGTCGTTTCCAGTTCACGACTCAAAAACAGTATCGTCCGGTTCGTTCTCTATCGAGGGTGTTCCCGGAAACGGTGCCCGTGTCGATACGACGTTTCTCGATCCAGGTGGATCGAAAACAGGATCGCTCTTTCCACTTGGAGGGCCGACGGTACCGATCGAAACCGCATTCGAACGAATCGAAGCAACGGTACTAGATGTGACGACGCCCGTCGTTTTCCTTCAGGCGTCTGACCTCAATCTGAGTGGAACCGAAGCGCCAGAACAAGTGGACAACGATCAGCAGCTTCTCGAACGAATCGAACGGATTCGGGCCCACGTTTGTGCTGAGCTTGGACTCGTCGCTGACCCCGACGACGCAACACAGGAATCCCCTGGTTTTCCGAAGCTTGCATTCGTTTCTGAACCTCAATCGTATGAAACAGAATCTGGACGCGTTGTCGACGATCAAATCGACGTTAGCGCCCGTATCATGAGCATGCAATATCTCCACCCAATCTATGCAGTGACTGGTGCGGCATGTACGGCAGCAGCAACGTTGCTTCCTGGAACAATTCCGAATACAGTTGCGACACCAGCAGGAAGCGAAGTGGTACTCGGTCATCCACAAGGGACTATGTCCGTCTCAGCCACTGTTGAAAACGGAACAGTTCGGTCAGTAACTATATCGCGGACACAACGACGTCTTATGGAGGGGACAGCGTTCTATACGGTCAGAAAGTAA
- a CDS encoding tripartite tricarboxylate transporter permease — MADIGLLADATRMVFSWPNIMLILLGVLIGILGGALPGVGGALTVAIAMPFTLQMQSTSAIIFLMAIYNGVMYGGSISSILFNVPGDSSAAATTLEGYPMTKQGRAIDALTISALSSGLGDLFGAIVIILLMPVMVTLVLMFGTPEYFLVAIFGLSLIIVVSDGSFLKDMMAGGFGALIATVGVAPMSVTERYTFGMLGLYDGVNFVAALIGIFAISEMLRLSLRDGSISREGDVDVSGSVKSGVKKVISHPITLLKSSSIGLLVGAIPGSGGSVSTFIAYGEAKRASKDPDEFGSGAEDGVIATESANNATVSGALIPTLTFGIPGSTTTAVLIGALMLHGLRPGPALFDEQIGLTYSIFTTLILCGFVIIVFGLLVVRWAGYITTINTDLIIPIIVCLSLLGTYSLHSNYIDVFVVLIMGVVGYLMESYDYSLVAFLLGLILGPIAEENLYRSLQLSGGSFEIFLATPLRIALVVMILLVIAGPYVRPLFDQLHRQTTNQ, encoded by the coding sequence ATGGCTGATATTGGTCTTCTCGCCGATGCGACGAGAATGGTCTTTAGCTGGCCAAATATCATGCTCATTCTGCTGGGCGTTCTCATCGGGATACTCGGTGGTGCGCTACCGGGCGTTGGTGGCGCACTGACCGTTGCTATCGCGATGCCATTTACGCTGCAGATGCAGAGTACGAGTGCAATCATCTTCCTCATGGCGATCTATAACGGGGTAATGTATGGGGGCAGTATCTCGTCGATCCTGTTCAACGTCCCTGGTGACTCGTCGGCGGCTGCAACGACGCTTGAGGGTTATCCGATGACAAAACAAGGGCGTGCAATCGACGCGCTCACGATCTCGGCGCTCTCATCTGGGCTTGGAGACCTCTTTGGTGCGATTGTGATCATTCTGCTGATGCCAGTGATGGTCACCTTGGTGTTGATGTTCGGAACACCGGAGTACTTCTTGGTCGCAATATTCGGGCTGTCACTCATCATCGTCGTCTCTGATGGATCGTTCCTCAAGGACATGATGGCGGGTGGATTCGGCGCCTTGATAGCCACCGTCGGTGTTGCACCGATGTCGGTGACCGAACGATACACCTTCGGAATGCTCGGTCTCTATGATGGCGTCAATTTCGTCGCCGCACTCATCGGTATTTTTGCCATTTCCGAGATGCTCCGCCTCAGTCTTCGAGATGGCAGTATCTCTCGGGAGGGTGATGTCGATGTCAGCGGAAGCGTGAAATCAGGTGTCAAAAAAGTGATTTCACATCCAATTACGCTACTCAAATCGTCCAGTATTGGGCTATTGGTTGGTGCAATTCCTGGTTCCGGTGGCTCTGTTTCGACGTTCATCGCGTATGGTGAAGCAAAACGGGCTAGCAAGGATCCGGACGAGTTCGGAAGCGGTGCCGAAGACGGCGTCATTGCCACGGAGTCAGCCAACAACGCAACCGTGAGTGGCGCATTGATACCAACTCTGACGTTTGGAATCCCTGGGAGTACGACAACCGCGGTACTCATTGGGGCGCTCATGTTACATGGGTTGCGTCCAGGGCCCGCGCTGTTCGACGAACAAATTGGACTTACCTATTCAATCTTCACGACGCTCATCCTCTGCGGTTTCGTGATTATCGTCTTCGGACTTCTCGTGGTACGATGGGCAGGATACATCACGACGATCAACACCGATCTGATCATTCCGATTATCGTTTGTCTGTCGCTTTTGGGCACCTACTCCCTTCATTCGAACTACATCGACGTCTTTGTCGTCTTGATAATGGGCGTTGTCGGATATCTGATGGAGTCCTATGATTACTCACTCGTAGCATTCCTCTTAGGGCTCATCCTCGGGCCAATCGCCGAGGAAAACCTGTATCGGTCACTCCAACTGAGTGGAGGAAGCTTTGAAATTTTCTTAGCAACCCCGCTCAGAATCGCGCTCGTCGTAATGATTTTGCTCGTAATCGCTGGGCCCTATGTGCGACCCTTATTCGATCAATTGCATCGGCAAACAACTAATCAGTAA
- a CDS encoding tripartite tricarboxylate transporter TctB family protein, translated as MSNEENTKIIERNPVTPIVDVIQAIDGEPVFFWLLIGTAGYMFVAAGDFSASARLFPRLTAGTILIAGVLKLVVTHLGIGLKRSEKVVLSGGHSESESDEEISIESMVVLGLLIGGYVLGGFVVGLFWMTPLFVFLYLLYNKQPLWKVIALTAIMTSVAYGFMIIMNLDLMTGGF; from the coding sequence ATGAGCAACGAAGAAAATACAAAAATAATCGAACGCAACCCGGTGACACCTATCGTAGATGTAATCCAGGCGATTGATGGCGAACCAGTGTTCTTCTGGTTGCTCATTGGTACTGCTGGATACATGTTCGTCGCTGCTGGGGATTTTTCCGCTTCAGCGCGTCTATTTCCACGTCTAACGGCCGGAACAATACTCATTGCAGGCGTACTGAAACTGGTGGTGACTCATCTCGGCATTGGCCTGAAGCGGAGTGAAAAAGTAGTGCTCAGTGGAGGCCATTCCGAATCGGAATCCGATGAGGAGATATCTATCGAATCGATGGTTGTCCTCGGCCTCTTGATCGGAGGCTATGTGCTTGGTGGATTCGTTGTAGGATTGTTTTGGATGACGCCACTCTTCGTCTTCCTATACCTCCTGTACAATAAACAACCTCTCTGGAAGGTAATCGCCCTTACAGCAATCATGACCAGCGTCGCTTACGGATTCATGATCATAATGAATCTAGACCTCATGACGGGAGGATTCTGA
- the tcuA gene encoding FAD-dependent tricarballylate dehydrogenase TcuA — MNNKMKQNTPTKDYDVVVVGSGTAGLVAGLRAAELDHSVAVLEKAPEKHQGGHTRFSESFRVPSVGTKLEQYGYEFAVDDYTKEDFYRDIMNQTNGKADDELATVLVENAGETVEWLTAAGVDWRMEPLAVGYTAARTWFDGEKYVATLTEAAENEGADFWFETEAVALHRSSSGEVVGVTARGPDGKIRFNSNAVILAAGDYGSSDEKRVRYYGRGYDEMNVRGSRYNTGEALMMAESAGANLVGQWGGAHMALIDAASPDVEGGANRVDGYQYGVILNDHGERFVDEGEDARAHTYAKFGRLIFEQPNHVAYIVLDSKIHDLVRATGPSNPIRADTFEELLEATGCSDPRTGVETIREFNDSCNPDEFEPKTLDGNSTTGLSPEKSNWAIPIDEPPYYAYAVTGGITFSFGGVKIDTDGTVIDTADRSILGLYAAGNSTGELFYDNYPGGTAQTNAAVYGKIAAESASQYIQS; from the coding sequence ATGAATAACAAGATGAAACAAAATACTCCCACAAAAGATTACGATGTCGTTGTCGTTGGAAGCGGAACTGCTGGACTTGTTGCCGGACTTCGTGCAGCTGAACTGGATCACTCTGTTGCAGTGTTAGAAAAGGCGCCTGAGAAACACCAAGGTGGCCATACACGGTTTAGTGAATCTTTTCGAGTTCCATCCGTCGGGACGAAGCTGGAACAATACGGCTATGAATTCGCCGTTGACGATTACACGAAAGAGGATTTCTACCGTGATATCATGAACCAGACCAATGGAAAGGCAGATGATGAGTTGGCGACTGTCCTCGTCGAGAATGCTGGTGAGACCGTAGAGTGGCTAACTGCCGCAGGTGTCGATTGGCGAATGGAGCCACTTGCAGTGGGCTACACTGCTGCTCGAACGTGGTTTGATGGTGAAAAATATGTCGCGACACTCACCGAGGCTGCTGAAAATGAAGGAGCTGATTTCTGGTTTGAAACGGAAGCAGTAGCGCTTCATCGCTCATCAAGTGGGGAGGTCGTTGGGGTTACTGCACGGGGACCTGATGGCAAAATTAGATTCAACAGTAATGCGGTCATCTTAGCAGCAGGTGACTATGGCTCAAGCGATGAAAAACGCGTCCGCTATTATGGTCGTGGTTACGATGAAATGAATGTCAGGGGCAGCCGGTATAACACGGGAGAAGCCTTAATGATGGCAGAGTCGGCGGGTGCAAATCTCGTTGGCCAGTGGGGTGGTGCTCATATGGCACTCATTGATGCAGCATCTCCGGATGTAGAAGGTGGTGCTAATCGTGTTGACGGCTATCAATATGGTGTCATCCTCAATGATCATGGTGAGCGGTTTGTGGATGAAGGTGAAGACGCCCGAGCACACACGTACGCGAAATTTGGTCGTCTCATCTTCGAACAGCCGAATCATGTCGCTTACATCGTACTTGACTCGAAAATCCATGATCTAGTACGAGCAACCGGCCCATCAAATCCGATTCGTGCAGATACCTTCGAAGAGCTTCTCGAAGCCACTGGATGTAGCGATCCGAGAACCGGTGTCGAAACGATACGCGAGTTTAACGATTCGTGTAACCCTGACGAGTTCGAGCCAAAGACGCTTGACGGAAACAGTACCACTGGACTTTCGCCGGAAAAGTCGAACTGGGCAATCCCAATCGATGAGCCACCATATTATGCGTATGCCGTAACTGGAGGTATCACCTTCAGCTTCGGCGGTGTGAAAATCGATACTGACGGGACCGTTATCGACACTGCCGATCGATCTATCCTCGGCCTGTATGCTGCAGGAAATAGCACTGGTGAATTGTTCTATGACAACTACCCCGGTGGGACAGCGCAAACGAATGCAGCAGTCTACGGAAAGATCGCTGCAGAATCAGCAAGCCAGTACATACAGTCATGA
- a CDS encoding Bug family tripartite tricarboxylate transporter substrate binding protein codes for MNYIVPFSQGGGTDTYARKVVPEIGNELGVGIAIENVPGAASLKGSGEILKSKPNGYTFGGFNPPSTPISYLVHDPSWDITNLVPVATYARTPYAIFARPELEIEGLKDLANRYKSGDLSKFSGLARGGIVHIAANVMQQEYNLNYEKYIGYDGGGPAIKAAISGEVPVVATTDTAAMSAVESGDLEPISILSSEGSNVFKNAPSPSDEGLPSIDYIGQLTRCMFLPKGTDTKKRDTIENAVKSALQSDSVQKWSENTGNVIEFGDHKAAKKALTESIEIIPKKVNINKVANE; via the coding sequence ATGAACTATATTGTGCCATTCAGTCAAGGTGGTGGCACTGATACCTATGCTCGAAAAGTAGTCCCCGAAATCGGCAACGAACTCGGTGTTGGCATCGCAATCGAGAACGTCCCTGGGGCAGCCTCCCTAAAGGGATCCGGGGAAATTCTCAAATCAAAACCAAACGGTTACACGTTCGGTGGTTTTAATCCCCCCTCGACACCGATTTCGTATCTCGTTCACGATCCGAGTTGGGATATCACGAATCTCGTTCCAGTTGCAACGTACGCTCGGACTCCTTACGCGATTTTTGCACGTCCCGAACTCGAGATAGAGGGGTTGAAGGATTTAGCAAATCGGTATAAATCCGGTGACCTTTCCAAGTTTTCCGGGCTCGCTCGTGGTGGGATTGTTCATATTGCAGCCAATGTGATGCAACAAGAGTATAATCTGAACTACGAGAAGTATATCGGGTATGATGGTGGAGGTCCAGCCATCAAAGCCGCCATTTCTGGTGAAGTGCCTGTCGTAGCAACGACGGATACTGCTGCGATGAGTGCTGTCGAATCTGGCGATCTGGAACCGATCTCGATTTTGTCGAGTGAGGGAAGTAACGTCTTCAAGAATGCACCATCGCCATCGGACGAGGGGCTGCCGAGCATTGATTATATTGGTCAATTGACCCGCTGTATGTTCCTTCCGAAAGGGACTGATACAAAAAAGCGAGATACGATTGAAAACGCTGTAAAATCAGCCCTGCAGAGTGATTCGGTACAAAAATGGTCGGAAAACACTGGCAACGTAATCGAATTTGGTGATCATAAGGCGGCGAAGAAAGCACTCACGGAATCTATTGAAATCATTCCAAAGAAAGTGAACATCAACAAGGTAGCAAATGAATAA